In Akkermansia muciniphila ATCC BAA-835, the genomic stretch AAGAAATCGCCGACCTTGAAGCCCAGACAGCCAAACTCGACGCCCTGCGCGCTGAAGCGGAGGAACTCAAGAACAGGCTGACTGCCAAGCAGGCCTGATTGCTTTTATTCCTTCCTTTTCCGGAAAACCGGCTTCCCCTGACAAGGGAAGCCGGTTATTTTCTTTACGGAGATCGCGCTTGCCCCCCCGGAACAATTCCTTTAATATCCGCCGTCGTGACTCAACCCGCCCACATTGCTCCCGCGAGTCAGTCTGTGGAAGGCATGTATGCCGACTACTTTCTGGATTACGCCTCGTATGTCATTCTGGAACGGGCCGTACCCAAGATCAATGACGGGTTTAAACCTGTGCAGCGCCGTATTCTGCACGCCATGGACCGCCTGGACGACGGGCGTTATAATAAAGTGGCTAATATCGTGGGAGACACGATGAAATTCCATCCGCACGGCGACCGTTCCATTGCAGACGCGCTGGTGGGGCTGGGACAAAAAGGGCTGCTTATCGACACGCAGGGGAACTGGGGCAATATTCTGACAGGCGACCCCGCAGCGGCTTCCCGCTATATTGAAGCCCGCTTTACCTCCTTTGCGCGTGATGTAGTATTCAGCCCCAAGGTCACGGAATGGCAGCTCTCCTATGACGGCAGGAACAAGGAACCGGTCAGCCTTCCCGTCAAATTTCCCCTGCTTCTCGCTCAGGGAGCGGAAGGCATCGCCGTGGGGCTTTCCAGTAAAATTCTTCCCCACAACTTCAATGAGTTGATTGAAGCCTCCATCGCCTACTTGCGCGGCCAGCCCTTCCAGCTTCTGCCGGACTTTCCGACCGGAGGCGTGATGGATGCCACCAACTACCGTGACGGAGAACGAGGAACGGGCCGCGTCCGCATCAGGGCGCGCATCCTCACGGAATCGAAGAAACTTCTCCGCATCACGGAAATCCCGTTCGGCGTCACCACGGAAATCTTAATTGATTCCATTGTCTCCGCTGCGGAAAAGGGAAAAATTAAAATCGCCCGCATTGAGGACAATACGGCCCAGCATGTGGACATCCTGGTCCATCTCCCGGCCGGAGCGGATCCGGAGCAGACGAGGAAAGCCCTGTTTGCCTTCTCCGCCTGTGAAGTCAGCATCTCCCCGAATGCCTGCGTCATTGTGGAGGAAAAACCCAGGTTCATGTGTGTTAGCGACATCCTGCGCTACAATACGGACTCCACCAAGGAAATCCTGCGCCAGGAGCAGGAAATCCGACTCAAGGAACTGAACGAGGCGTGGCACCAGGCCAGCCTGGAAAAAATATTCATTGAAAACCGCATCTACCTCTCCATAGAAGATTCCGAAACGTGGGAAGAAGTGCTCGGCACCATTGACCGGGAATTGCAGCCGTTTGCATCCCGGCTGCGCGCCCCCATTACCAGGGACGACCTGGTAAGGCTGACGGAAATCAAAATCAAGCGGATTTCCAAATTTGACGCTTTCAAGGCGGACCAGCACATCCGCCAGCTTGAAGAGGACATCGAACAAACGCAGAAGAACCTCAACCAGCTTACCAAATTCACTATCCGCTGGTTTGAAGCCCTGCGTAAAAAATACGGCGCCGCCTATCCGCGGAAAACGGAAATTTCCTCCTTCGGCTCCGTAAACCGCGCGCAGGTGGCTGTTGCCAATGAAACATTGTATATTGATGACGAAGGCTTTGCCGGTTACGGTGTCAAGAAGGGAAACCCTGTCTGCAAATGCTCCACGCTGGATGACGTGTTGATCATTGACAATGCAGGCGTGCTCAAAATCGTGCGGATTCAGGACAAATTTTTCGCTGGTAAAAATCCCCTTTATATTTCCGTCATCAAAAAAGGGGACGACCCCGTGTTCAACCTGATTTACCGGGACGGAAAAGACGGCCCCGTGTACGCCAAGCGTTTCCGCATAGGAGGGTTCACCAGGGACAAGGAATATCCGCTTACCCGAGGCGCAAAGGGAACGCGCATCTTCCACTTCTCCGTGCATGAAACGGAGGAAAACAGTTCCCAGATAAGCGTAAACGTTTATCTGAAAGCCGTTCTGAAACTCCGTAACCTGATCAGGCCCTTCCATTTCGCGGACCTGAGAATCAAAAACCGCGGTGCCCAGGGAAATATCATTACCAGGCATCCTGTGGAACGCGTCTCCCGCATCATGCCTCCGGCCAAGTCCGGAAATGAGGAAACGGAAGGGCCAACAACCGCTCCTTCCGCAACAGCGGAACGGACGGAAGGCTCACCCGCCCCCTCCGCGGAAACGCTGCATCCTGAAACAGCCCCACATTTGGAGGAACCGCCTGCCGATCCGCCGCTGGAACAGGGCTCCCTGTTTGACTCCTGAAACGTTTTCAATCTCTTAAAATGGAAATATCCATGCCTGACTATCCATTTTCGGCTTGCCACAACGGGCCATCTTCTGTAGATATGGGCCACCTCATTACCATGCCGCTTTAGCTCAGTGGTAGAGCACCCGCCTTGTAAGCGGACGGTCGTCAGTTCAAATCTGACAAGCGGCTCCATCATAACCCGCTCAAGGTCAACCCTTGAGCGGGTTGCTTTTATGAGGCGTGCGCCATTACTCGTTCCCATGAATTTCCGGCGTGCCGCTTTTGAACATTCATCATCCATTCATATCTCCGGCGGAATGCGGCAGCCGCAGGAAGCAAAGTGGGACGCAACATCTGGCAAGAGGACATTCCACCCACAGGCATCCCCGTCAACTTCCGGCAGCGAAGGGCCATTCCCGGAGCGGGAAGAAGGTTCCGTTGGCGATAACGCCGCCTCAGCAAGCCGTTTCCCCCCTTGAATACGCCTCCATTGCCATTTCGACCAAGGGAACCATGATTCAAGCCAATGGATACTACAGAAAGAAAGATGGCCGCGGCTATCCTCCGGTTTGAAGACAGCCGCGTTACCGGGCCGTATTCCCTGCGCGTTTCCCGCCTTCCCGCCGCCGACAAGGGCGGCAAGTGGGAGATTTGCGGTATTTGCGACGGCATTGAACCGGCCGTGTTTAACAGATTGAAGGCCCTGCTGGATGCCGGAAGGCGTGAAGAGGCCTGGGAAGGTTGCCTGCAATACGTCCTGGACAATACCGCAGCCGTGCGTTCCTGGCTGGGTTCTGACGCTTTTCCGGCCACGGAGTTTATGTTGCGGGATCATTTTTTCAATTCCGGGAGCAGGAATACCGGGAAGATTTTGCAGCGCGCGCTGAATGTCCACGGCGCCGGGCTTGTGGTGGACGGCATCCCGGGAAAACAAACCCGGCAGATGTTGCAAACCGTTCTCGCCCAAACGGGAGAGTCCGAATTTCTCTCCACTCTGAACGAACGGCGCAAATCATTTTACCATTCTTGCAAACAGTTTCCCGTGTTCGGCAAAGGATGGCTGAACCGCAGCAATGAGGCATACCGGTTCGCACAATCCCTGGTTTAGGGAAGTTCCTGCAAAAAAACTCCCGGAAAAGGAGTGCAGGAGAATTCAACCATTGTTGCAGCAACCTGTTTCCATGCGCCGGATGCCATGAAAGAGCCTCCGTGCGGACATCCGCACGGAGGCTCTTTCATTAACACGATCAGGAAAACGCTTCGTCCCCCACAAACGCTCCCAGCAGACGGCAAAACCGGGAAGCAGGTAATTTTACCAATCTCCCGTCCCCCCGCTTGCCATGCTGGGTCAGAATCCAGGGCAGGGAAAGAATCTCCCGTTTATAAGCCAGCAATTCCCGTACATCTCCCGCCAGAAAATGGAGATGCCAGGCATCACACCGGACCGGCTCAAACCGGAAGCGGACATCGACAATCTTTCCGAAAGATGCGGAGGAATCCACCCTGCGCGCCATCAGGACAAGCTCCGGAGTACGGACATAGACATCCTGGCGGCGGCCGTCTTCCTCCATTTCCTCCACCCTCCGGCCTGCAGCCAGATAATAGGAAAAGGCGGCAGATAAAGCGTTCATACCCAGTTTTTCTTATGACGCCTCAACCGCTGGCGCACCGGACGATTCCCGTCGGAACGGCTCCTGAAAAACCGTTTTTCCCTAAAACCGCCGGAGCAAAAGATCGGACGGCACCCAGTCATTTGCCCTGCCGGATTTTCTGGATAACCGGAGGCATCTCCGTTTTCGGCTGTTTCTGGAAGCAGGACAAATGCCCCGGTTCCAGAACCAGGCAGGAATCGTCCCTGCATATCTCCGCCCGCTCTGCAGTCACGTCTACGGTATACCCGCAGCCGGAGAGGAGAGAAGACGCCGCATAAGCCGCTCCGGCCAGAACCACCCACAAGAGACGTTCCCACCAGGTCAATCCGGAACGTGTTCCGCTTTTTTCATAAGCGTTTTTCATGCCCTGTTTTCCTGCCTCCAAAGCCGCTTTCTTTTGTTCTTCTGTCAAATTGAAGTTCATTTGAGAGAGGGGGTAAGGGATTCCTGGAATTCTCGCGCATGTTGTGCCGCAACGGTTCCGCGGGAAAAAATGGCGCTGCGGCAGGACTGTTTATTGCTATTCATTTTGTTCATTTTTTTGTTTATTGCCCGGAAACTGGCCTTTACCGGCATGGAACCGGCGGTGACATCAGACCGCTCCCAGACACAGACATCCTTGCCCTGCCCTTGGGGCGGGAGCAACACGCCTGATACGTCCGGGAACAAGGAATATTCCGCCAGAGACAAACGCCGGAATTTCCGCCGCGGATAACAAATACCCTGTTGAAAACGGAACCGGTTCATGCTAGTCTCTTCCCTGCTATGGCAAAACCGGCTCTGGGGAAAGGCTTTGACGCCCTTATCAATCAAAATCTGTCTCGTGAATCCTTGGCGGCTCCCCAGGCGGGAGACGTTGTGCATCAACTATCCCATGCCGCCATTATTCCCAGCTCCCTGCAGCCGCGCGCCATTTTCACGCCGGAACAACTGGCGGAACTTGTAGATTCCATCAAGGAACACGGCATCATCCAGCCTTTAATCGTCCGTAAAACGCAAAGCGACAAATATGAACTGATTGCCGGGGAAAGGCGCTGGAGAGCCTCCGGCATCCTGGGGCTGTCCACCGTGCCCGCTATCATCCGGGAAGCTTCCGATAAGGACGTGCTGGAACTGGCCCTGATTGAAAATCTTCAGCGAGAAAACCTCAGCCCGCTGGAAGAAGCCGCCGGCTACATGCGCCTGAAAACGGAGTTCCGCATGAAGCAGGGGGACATCGCCAAGCGCGTAGGTAAATCCCGCGCCGCCGTGGCCAAC encodes the following:
- a CDS encoding DNA gyrase/topoisomerase IV subunit A; this encodes MTQPAHIAPASQSVEGMYADYFLDYASYVILERAVPKINDGFKPVQRRILHAMDRLDDGRYNKVANIVGDTMKFHPHGDRSIADALVGLGQKGLLIDTQGNWGNILTGDPAAASRYIEARFTSFARDVVFSPKVTEWQLSYDGRNKEPVSLPVKFPLLLAQGAEGIAVGLSSKILPHNFNELIEASIAYLRGQPFQLLPDFPTGGVMDATNYRDGERGTGRVRIRARILTESKKLLRITEIPFGVTTEILIDSIVSAAEKGKIKIARIEDNTAQHVDILVHLPAGADPEQTRKALFAFSACEVSISPNACVIVEEKPRFMCVSDILRYNTDSTKEILRQEQEIRLKELNEAWHQASLEKIFIENRIYLSIEDSETWEEVLGTIDRELQPFASRLRAPITRDDLVRLTEIKIKRISKFDAFKADQHIRQLEEDIEQTQKNLNQLTKFTIRWFEALRKKYGAAYPRKTEISSFGSVNRAQVAVANETLYIDDEGFAGYGVKKGNPVCKCSTLDDVLIIDNAGVLKIVRIQDKFFAGKNPLYISVIKKGDDPVFNLIYRDGKDGPVYAKRFRIGGFTRDKEYPLTRGAKGTRIFHFSVHETEENSSQISVNVYLKAVLKLRNLIRPFHFADLRIKNRGAQGNIITRHPVERVSRIMPPAKSGNEETEGPTTAPSATAERTEGSPAPSAETLHPETAPHLEEPPADPPLEQGSLFDS
- a CDS encoding putative peptidoglycan-binding domain-containing protein, which produces MDTTERKMAAAILRFEDSRVTGPYSLRVSRLPAADKGGKWEICGICDGIEPAVFNRLKALLDAGRREEAWEGCLQYVLDNTAAVRSWLGSDAFPATEFMLRDHFFNSGSRNTGKILQRALNVHGAGLVVDGIPGKQTRQMLQTVLAQTGESEFLSTLNERRKSFYHSCKQFPVFGKGWLNRSNEAYRFAQSLV
- a CDS encoding ParB/RepB/Spo0J family partition protein, which produces MAKPALGKGFDALINQNLSRESLAAPQAGDVVHQLSHAAIIPSSLQPRAIFTPEQLAELVDSIKEHGIIQPLIVRKTQSDKYELIAGERRWRASGILGLSTVPAIIREASDKDVLELALIENLQRENLSPLEEAAGYMRLKTEFRMKQGDIAKRVGKSRAAVANSMRLLDLPQPVQDMLGNTFISVGHAKVLLSLKNKDQQIQLGRDIVNKGYTVRQTEKAIQKMLNPPEPAPVKKPSSPQYKKISSILAKQFGTPVNISGQGSRGAIEITFSSKAEFIRILELLGQDEWPDSK